The following proteins are encoded in a genomic region of Paenibacillus sp. FSL R7-0273:
- a CDS encoding ABC transporter ATP-binding protein: MKSTVIKTNGLRKVYRGRAAVEHLDLNIGRGEIYGFLGPNGAGKTTTIRMLLGLIQPTSGRIEVFGKELRKHKLQILRQVGSLVESPSYYGHLSAADNLEAIRRILDVPKARIAEVLDVVSLTGEEKRPVKGFSLGMKQRLGIAAALLGSPELLILDEPTNGLDPSGIQEIRSLIKRLPAEYGITVLVSSHLLSEIEQMADTVGIIRQGSMVYQDTIAHLQEQAAGDLRLAVSEPEAALELAKRRGCGGTLEESRVVLPRMSDARVALLIKELVENGHAVYRVEEHRQSLEQFFLQVVEGGVS; encoded by the coding sequence ATGAAATCAACAGTAATCAAAACGAACGGCTTGAGAAAAGTATACCGCGGCCGGGCCGCCGTGGAGCATTTGGATCTGAACATCGGCCGGGGAGAAATCTACGGCTTCCTCGGACCGAACGGCGCCGGCAAAACAACAACGATCCGTATGCTGCTGGGGCTTATCCAGCCGACCTCCGGCAGGATTGAAGTGTTCGGCAAGGAGCTGCGGAAGCATAAGCTGCAAATTCTGCGCCAGGTAGGCTCGCTGGTTGAGTCCCCGTCTTACTATGGGCATCTGAGTGCTGCAGACAATCTGGAGGCGATCCGCCGGATCCTGGATGTGCCCAAGGCACGGATAGCCGAGGTATTGGACGTTGTCTCCCTGACCGGTGAAGAAAAGCGGCCGGTCAAGGGCTTCTCGCTCGGCATGAAGCAGCGGCTGGGCATTGCCGCCGCGCTGCTGGGCAGTCCGGAGCTGCTGATTCTGGACGAGCCGACAAACGGGCTCGATCCTTCCGGCATACAGGAGATCAGATCGCTGATCAAGCGCCTTCCTGCCGAGTACGGGATTACAGTGCTTGTCTCCAGTCATCTGCTCAGTGAAATTGAGCAGATGGCTGACACCGTCGGCATTATCCGCCAGGGTAGCATGGTCTACCAGGACACGATTGCCCATCTTCAGGAGCAGGCGGCCGGAGATCTGCGGCTGGCCGTCTCTGAGCCGGAGGCTGCGCTGGAGCTGGCAAAGCGGCGGGGCTGCGGAGGCACGCTGGAGGAGAGCCGGGTTGTTCTGCCCCGGATGAGCGACGCCAGGGTAGCGCTGCTGATTAAAGAGCTGGTGGAGAACGGGCATGCCGTATACCGGGTGGAGGAGCACAGGCAGTCACTGGAGCAGTTTTTCCTGCAGGTTGTTGAGGGAGGCGTATCATGA
- a CDS encoding ABC transporter permease, protein MRSFMRILSAERLKLSGSFIWLLVIISPLIALPVGALADIRQDGGATSWQVLLSVMSLMHALLFLPVLTGLFAALICRAEHSDGGWKLMLSLPVTRTSMYLAKFIIIMTLLACVQLAFLIALLGIGLYREAEGAVPWPLLLSSLLGGWFACLPLAALQLGVSQGWSSFGAPLALNVSLTLPNMLIVNSATYGPYYPWAQPLLAMSPFGGEDFGAFALPAQTLMLVVSVSLIVFLGAGLLAFRRKAV, encoded by the coding sequence ATGCGGAGCTTTATGAGAATCCTCTCAGCAGAAAGGCTGAAGCTGTCGGGGTCCTTTATCTGGCTGCTGGTGATTATCAGCCCCTTGATAGCGCTGCCGGTAGGGGCGCTGGCCGATATCCGGCAGGACGGTGGGGCAACATCCTGGCAGGTGCTGCTGAGCGTTATGTCACTGATGCATGCCTTATTATTTCTTCCTGTACTCACAGGGCTCTTTGCGGCGCTCATCTGCCGGGCCGAGCACAGTGACGGCGGCTGGAAGCTGATGCTGTCTCTTCCTGTAACACGGACATCCATGTACCTTGCTAAGTTTATAATCATTATGACGCTGCTGGCTTGCGTCCAGCTGGCCTTTCTTATTGCCCTGCTGGGCATCGGCCTGTACCGCGAAGCGGAAGGGGCTGTGCCCTGGCCGCTGCTGCTCTCCAGCCTGCTCGGCGGCTGGTTTGCCTGTCTGCCTCTTGCGGCGCTGCAGCTTGGCGTATCCCAGGGCTGGAGCAGCTTCGGCGCGCCGCTGGCGCTTAATGTAAGCCTGACACTGCCTAACATGCTGATTGTCAATTCAGCCACATACGGCCCATACTATCCCTGGGCCCAGCCGCTGCTGGCCATGTCCCCCTTCGGGGGCGAGGATTTCGGGGCGTTCGCTCTCCCTGCGCAGACGCTGATGCTGGTAGTATCCGTCAGCCTGATTGTGTTCCTGGGAGCCGGCCTTCTGGCTTTCCGGCGCAAGGCGGTGTAA
- a CDS encoding EAL domain-containing protein yields the protein MNCRDCSAIEPVEDEGQIRFMPCTFVLASALRSSGVEFTGVKNTGTIPYASREALFELLKLLDILQKQTDTSLKLCISGKSGSLTAERWVSLEQLEIRFANDNLISIISNHDFTSHLQPIVDFSEEIVGFELLLRPLPEGSAFQPYELFEIARQTGFHSFLDRAARISAIETSARLLPRGIKRFVNFLPSSIYNPNFCLTHTFETIARLDQDPEDFVFEVVETEKISNMGHLQAIFAEYRRQGMRVALDDVGAGYSTVEVMSSLQPDYVKIDRNLISYCDQDARKQKTIHDIVSRAGSFGASVLAEGIERREEFQYCRDIGIELAQGYLFGKPQDKPPAHFGFSA from the coding sequence TAGGGACTGCTCTGCGATAGAGCCGGTGGAGGATGAGGGACAAATCCGGTTTATGCCGTGTACCTTTGTGCTTGCCTCCGCTTTAAGATCTTCAGGAGTAGAGTTCACAGGGGTGAAGAATACGGGAACGATTCCCTATGCTTCGAGAGAGGCGCTTTTTGAGCTGCTGAAGCTGCTGGATATCCTGCAGAAGCAGACGGATACATCGCTGAAGCTTTGTATAAGCGGCAAGTCAGGCAGCCTGACGGCAGAGCGCTGGGTTTCCCTGGAGCAGTTAGAAATAAGATTTGCCAATGACAATCTTATCTCCATCATTTCCAATCATGATTTTACCAGCCACCTGCAGCCTATTGTAGATTTTTCTGAAGAGATTGTCGGCTTTGAGCTGCTGCTGCGTCCGCTTCCTGAAGGGAGCGCCTTTCAGCCCTACGAGCTGTTTGAAATTGCCCGTCAGACCGGCTTTCATTCCTTCCTGGACCGTGCTGCACGGATTTCAGCGATTGAGACCAGTGCGAGACTGCTGCCGAGAGGCATCAAGCGTTTCGTTAATTTTTTGCCGTCTTCCATTTATAATCCTAATTTTTGTCTGACCCACACCTTTGAGACGATTGCCCGGCTGGATCAGGACCCGGAGGATTTTGTGTTCGAGGTGGTGGAGACAGAGAAGATCAGTAACATGGGGCATCTGCAGGCGATTTTCGCCGAATACCGGAGACAGGGAATGCGGGTCGCGCTGGATGATGTCGGCGCCGGATACTCGACCGTTGAGGTCATGTCCAGCCTCCAGCCGGATTATGTAAAGATTGACCGTAATCTGATCAGCTACTGTGATCAGGATGCACGCAAGCAAAAGACGATTCACGATATCGTCAGCCGTGCCGGATCCTTCGGGGCCAGTGTGCTGGCCGAAGGCATTGAACGGCGCGAAGAATTCCAGTATTGCCGGGATATCGGCATTGAGCTGGCCCAGGGCTATCTCTTCGGCAAACCGCAGGACAAGCCGCCGGCACATTTCGGGTTCAGCGCATAA
- a CDS encoding sensor histidine kinase — MSRRKSLKGRKQSLQSLQSRYLLIIMAALLFIPVGIPLTFAGYNLFNMATADKPPEEYEQYSNINALERQWHQEALELAGQTVEAVDRRLKELSGSYPLAAVFWVDRQGQTRMIHSPKDPQLKEQLGTDRIPAQWSAPEAIAFMKEAALQRPLAIVAFVGDRADAGEGFMVMQIPAKITEAYRFQSLGSWYILFLLIFFALFIASSWLFFTGIRKRLLRLQTAMSFTGGAGIPEPIEPGKADEIGRLEEAFNYMVAELSVSRRREAEEEGLRKQLVANLSHDLRTPLTVIRSHLHVLGKEALSQRGQESVALMDERMESLSGLIDNLLSYNLLTSGRLTFKAERKDVLRIVRESAAAWYPLWEKEGFEVDIELESEPLYRVIDEVWFRRILDNLFQNIVRHARSGHYVGVHTDIRDGSPVVIISDKGKGMGGTSESAGAGLGLSIVSLLLQQMELAWKTDSSPQGTSVILYLPQEQNLNKI, encoded by the coding sequence ATGAGCAGGCGGAAGAGCCTGAAAGGGCGGAAGCAATCGCTGCAATCCCTGCAGTCCCGTTATCTGCTGATTATTATGGCTGCACTGCTGTTCATCCCTGTCGGGATTCCGCTTACCTTTGCGGGCTATAATCTGTTCAATATGGCGACAGCCGACAAGCCGCCGGAGGAATATGAGCAGTACTCCAATATCAATGCGCTGGAGAGGCAATGGCATCAGGAGGCGCTGGAGCTGGCCGGGCAGACTGTGGAAGCGGTCGACCGCCGGCTCAAGGAGCTGAGCGGCAGCTATCCGCTGGCTGCAGTATTCTGGGTGGACAGGCAGGGGCAGACCCGGATGATTCATTCGCCGAAGGATCCGCAGCTTAAGGAGCAGCTGGGTACAGACAGGATACCTGCGCAGTGGAGTGCACCTGAAGCGATAGCCTTTATGAAGGAGGCTGCGCTGCAGCGGCCGCTGGCCATTGTCGCCTTTGTAGGTGACCGTGCGGATGCCGGTGAAGGCTTCATGGTGATGCAGATTCCGGCTAAGATTACGGAAGCTTACCGGTTCCAGAGCCTGGGCTCATGGTATATCCTGTTTTTGCTGATCTTTTTTGCCCTGTTCATCGCCAGCTCCTGGCTGTTCTTCACCGGAATCCGCAAACGCCTGCTGCGTCTGCAGACAGCGATGAGCTTTACAGGAGGAGCCGGAATCCCCGAGCCGATCGAACCCGGCAAAGCGGATGAAATCGGCCGGCTGGAGGAGGCCTTCAATTACATGGTAGCGGAGCTTTCAGTCAGCCGCCGCCGTGAGGCCGAGGAAGAAGGGTTGCGCAAGCAGCTGGTGGCCAACCTGTCGCATGATCTGCGCACCCCGCTGACCGTGATCCGCAGCCATCTCCATGTCCTGGGCAAGGAGGCTCTGTCGCAGCGCGGGCAGGAATCCGTTGCGCTGATGGATGAGCGGATGGAGAGCCTCAGCGGACTGATTGATAACCTGCTGTCGTATAACCTGCTTACCAGCGGCCGGCTGACTTTTAAGGCTGAACGTAAGGATGTGCTGCGGATTGTGCGGGAAAGTGCCGCCGCCTGGTATCCCCTATGGGAGAAGGAAGGCTTTGAAGTTGACATTGAGCTGGAGAGTGAGCCGCTGTACCGGGTTATTGATGAGGTCTGGTTCCGGCGGATTCTCGATAATCTCTTCCAGAATATTGTGCGCCATGCGCGCAGCGGGCATTACGTCGGAGTTCATACAGACATCCGGGACGGCAGCCCCGTTGTTATTATTTCGGATAAGGGCAAGGGGATGGGCGGCACATCAGAATCGGCAGGTGCAGGACTCGGCCTGTCCATCGTCAGTTTGCTGCTGCAGCAGATGGAGCTTGCCTGGAAGACAGACAGCTCCCCGCAGGGAACCTCCGTAATACTCTATCTGCCGCAGGAGCAAAATTTAAACAAAATTTAA
- a CDS encoding ArsR/SmtB family transcription factor: MEPAALEECDNTCNGSELGLETEALTLPDRGTTDKMAEMFKALGDPTRVRLIYALSQRELCVHDLSSILDMGQSAVSHQLRYLRNLRIVKRRKEGKTVYYSLNDAHVEQIFLQTHEHIRHE; the protein is encoded by the coding sequence ATGGAGCCGGCAGCACTTGAAGAATGCGACAATACATGCAATGGTTCAGAGCTGGGGCTGGAGACAGAGGCTCTTACTCTGCCGGACCGGGGAACCACGGACAAAATGGCCGAGATGTTCAAGGCGCTTGGTGATCCGACCCGGGTACGGCTGATCTATGCCTTATCACAGCGGGAGCTGTGCGTGCACGATTTGTCCTCCATTCTGGATATGGGGCAATCGGCGGTATCCCATCAGCTCCGTTATTTGCGCAACCTGCGGATTGTGAAGCGCCGCAAAGAAGGCAAAACAGTATATTATTCGCTGAACGACGCGCATGTCGAGCAGATTTTTCTGCAGACGCATGAGCATATCCGGCACGAATAG
- a CDS encoding response regulator transcription factor: protein MSITLLYVEDDRDIGNAVSADLRERKYAVRWLESGEGAVEAAAGCQLAVLDVMLPGLDGFTVGQRLKRAYPNLPVLMLSARTSIDDKLQGLEFADDYLTKPFHPDELAARIEVLLRRTGAAEPAALVLKHLIVYEGNNVIHEAATGREILLTGKQFQIFTFMLRHLGQILTKEQIYEAVWGEAYIEGDKTLMVHIRYLREKLELDPAAPEIIETIRGIGYRVRA, encoded by the coding sequence ATGAGCATTACACTGCTGTATGTGGAAGATGACCGGGATATCGGTAATGCGGTATCAGCAGATTTACGGGAAAGAAAGTATGCGGTCCGCTGGCTGGAGAGCGGCGAAGGCGCCGTAGAGGCGGCAGCAGGCTGCCAGCTGGCTGTTCTGGATGTCATGCTGCCCGGGCTTGACGGCTTCACCGTCGGTCAGCGGCTGAAGCGGGCCTATCCCAACTTGCCGGTGCTGATGTTATCCGCCCGCACCTCTATAGACGACAAGCTGCAGGGGCTGGAGTTCGCGGATGATTATTTGACAAAGCCGTTTCATCCCGATGAGCTGGCTGCCAGAATTGAGGTGCTTTTGCGGCGCACCGGTGCTGCCGAGCCGGCAGCGCTTGTTCTGAAGCATCTTATCGTGTATGAGGGGAACAATGTCATTCACGAGGCTGCCACGGGCCGTGAAATTCTGCTCACCGGCAAGCAGTTTCAGATCTTTACCTTTATGCTGCGCCATCTCGGGCAGATCCTGACCAAGGAGCAGATCTATGAGGCTGTCTGGGGCGAGGCCTATATTGAAGGGGACAAGACACTGATGGTGCATATCCGCTATTTGCGCGAGAAGCTGGAGCTTGACCCGGCTGCACCGGAGATTATTGAGACGATCCGCGGCATCGGCTACCGGGTAAGGGCATGA
- a CDS encoding ABC transporter permease translates to MMWRALSADWLKIRGKGLWFLVFLGPLGLTAMQGLNFGLRYDYLKEQYQADLWAGLLGNVAGFVPIALYLGGTLVCSLIANVEHQMSSWKQLLALPVSRTAVYMAKLLLCLLLLVCSCLLLSAGTLALGLLLGFGSQTIPYADILRLGFASYAGALPIIALQLWLSLSSRNQTFPVAVGITLSLLSLFSMYLSEWMPLNWPSLAWEAESPWLFIASGLVLGLLMILPGAVHFARKDVD, encoded by the coding sequence ATGATGTGGCGGGCTTTGTCGGCAGACTGGCTGAAAATTCGCGGCAAAGGTCTATGGTTTCTTGTTTTTCTGGGCCCGCTGGGGCTTACGGCGATGCAGGGGCTGAACTTTGGGCTCCGTTATGACTATCTGAAGGAGCAGTATCAGGCGGATTTGTGGGCCGGGCTGCTTGGCAACGTAGCTGGCTTCGTTCCGATTGCCCTGTATCTGGGCGGGACGCTGGTCTGCTCCCTGATAGCGAATGTTGAGCATCAGATGAGCTCATGGAAGCAGCTGCTGGCACTTCCGGTCTCGCGGACCGCCGTATATATGGCTAAGCTGCTGTTATGCCTGCTGCTGCTGGTCTGCTCCTGCCTGCTGCTGTCTGCAGGAACACTGGCTCTGGGTCTGCTGCTCGGCTTCGGCTCCCAGACGATTCCTTATGCAGACATCCTGAGGCTGGGCTTCGCCTCCTATGCCGGGGCACTCCCGATCATTGCACTGCAGCTATGGCTCTCTTTATCCAGCCGCAATCAGACCTTTCCGGTGGCTGTCGGGATTACACTGTCACTGCTCAGTCTCTTTTCCATGTATCTGTCAGAATGGATGCCGCTTAACTGGCCTTCCCTTGCCTGGGAGGCTGAGTCGCCATGGCTGTTCATCGCATCGGGCCTGGTGCTTGGCCTGCTGATGATCCTGCCGGGAGCCGTTCATTTTGCCAGAAAGGATGTGGACTGA